One Roseofilum capinflatum BLCC-M114 DNA segment encodes these proteins:
- a CDS encoding DUF7017 domain-containing protein produces MRLDREITDLRKSGRLDEAYRRGKELLNEYPEDTYIRNSFGWVLYEKLKKIVEEAAKNKSTPKNIFADQLKGILGEYYKLKLDRPDLLFSLLLSQTLRFPEELKFLPKFMIWAGIDSFRPEDLKISTNAEGKIFESLLEKTARKVGKVSGELTREDYSDIHEIQYFAVDFITYALESKSVQKPEWLIYHKALLLKNLGKLDEARNLLISLVQQKRGDFWAWHKLAKVIEASDSTLALALCAKACLTCKDPNFGVSVFEDLSRLAASENERKLAKWSAEQAFTIRRNNGWKIPQPLHKLINASWYSETESLLDPQQKLLSLAADAERGIWANHPKYNANYIGTFFTKNKKRMVKFGLFFHGEPKEIFSPERGLLNNLSLSFGDPVTVIIDESRDHPTVVVVEKRESGHTFDSLPCRTGQFQLKKGGFGFLDDIYVPHDLANQLQDGQMFNLVFVKKLDKKKNRWGLTAIAAIDELS; encoded by the coding sequence ATGAGACTAGATCGAGAAATTACAGATTTGCGAAAATCAGGTAGGCTAGATGAAGCTTATAGAAGAGGTAAAGAATTATTGAATGAGTATCCCGAAGATACCTATATCAGAAATAGTTTCGGATGGGTTCTATATGAAAAATTAAAGAAAATTGTAGAGGAAGCTGCTAAAAATAAGTCAACCCCCAAAAATATTTTTGCCGATCAACTAAAAGGAATATTAGGAGAGTATTATAAACTCAAACTTGATCGACCTGATTTACTTTTTAGTCTTTTACTCTCGCAGACCTTAAGATTTCCAGAAGAGTTGAAGTTTCTACCTAAATTTATGATATGGGCTGGCATTGATTCTTTCAGACCAGAAGATTTAAAAATTTCAACTAATGCTGAGGGTAAAATTTTTGAATCCTTACTTGAAAAGACAGCAAGAAAAGTTGGGAAAGTTTCAGGTGAATTAACTCGCGAAGACTACTCTGATATTCATGAGATACAATACTTTGCGGTTGATTTTATAACTTATGCACTTGAAAGTAAGAGTGTCCAAAAACCTGAATGGTTAATTTATCATAAGGCTTTATTGCTTAAAAATTTAGGGAAGCTAGATGAAGCACGAAATCTTCTTATTTCTTTAGTTCAACAAAAGCGTGGTGATTTTTGGGCATGGCACAAGCTTGCGAAGGTTATAGAGGCTTCTGATTCTACTCTTGCATTAGCGCTTTGTGCAAAAGCTTGCTTGACTTGTAAAGATCCAAATTTTGGTGTTAGCGTCTTTGAAGATCTCAGCCGATTAGCTGCTTCTGAGAATGAGAGAAAACTTGCTAAATGGTCTGCTGAACAAGCCTTTACGATTCGTAGGAACAATGGATGGAAAATTCCTCAGCCACTTCACAAACTTATAAATGCTTCTTGGTATTCTGAAACTGAGAGTTTGCTTGATCCACAGCAAAAGTTATTAAGTCTAGCTGCTGATGCAGAAAGAGGAATTTGGGCAAACCATCCAAAATACAATGCGAATTATATTGGCACATTTTTCACAAAGAACAAGAAAAGAATGGTTAAATTTGGGTTGTTTTTTCATGGGGAACCTAAAGAGATTTTTAGTCCTGAAAGAGGTTTACTCAATAACTTAAGTCTTTCATTTGGCGATCCTGTGACCGTGATTATTGACGAGAGCCGCGATCATCCAACTGTCGTTGTGGTTGAAAAACGTGAATCTGGACATACCTTTGATAGTCTGCCTTGTAGAACTGGTCAGTTCCAACTTAAAAAAGGCGGATTTGGCTTTTTAGATGATATTTATGTTCCACATGATTTAGCCAATCAACTTCAGGATGGGCAGATGTTCAACCTTGTTTTTGTGAAGAAGTTGGACAAAAAGAAAAATCGATGGGGGTTGACTGCCATTGCTGCGATTGATGAGTTGAGTTAA
- a CDS encoding uridine kinase family protein, with amino-acid sequence MKLPEVLLNDIHKAVDRIEQARSQISGDRSLLVALSGIDGSGKGVISNEILSMLTTRNLNIALIGLDAWHHPQSIRFNPDNPAQHFYDNAFRWQELFDSLILPLKQNKSIYLQAKSLDLKTDRFYDSTYDFKDIDIILFEGIFILKKPWIDEYDLKIWVDCSFETALNRALSRGQEGLGEEETIRDFQTIYFPAQRIHFERDNPTASASLIINNDLK; translated from the coding sequence ATGAAATTACCTGAAGTGTTACTCAATGATATTCATAAGGCAGTCGATCGCATCGAACAAGCCCGTTCTCAAATTTCTGGCGATCGCAGCTTACTCGTTGCCCTTAGCGGTATTGATGGCTCAGGGAAAGGTGTAATCAGCAACGAAATCTTGAGTATGTTGACAACCCGAAACCTCAACATTGCCTTAATTGGACTCGATGCTTGGCATCATCCCCAAAGCATTCGATTTAATCCAGACAATCCAGCCCAACATTTTTATGATAATGCCTTTCGCTGGCAGGAACTATTTGATTCCTTGATTCTCCCCCTGAAGCAGAACAAGTCAATTTACTTACAAGCAAAGTCGCTAGATCTCAAAACCGATCGATTTTACGACTCTACTTATGACTTCAAAGATATAGATATTATCCTCTTTGAAGGGATTTTTATCTTGAAGAAACCCTGGATTGATGAATACGATCTGAAGATTTGGGTTGATTGTAGTTTTGAGACTGCCTTAAACCGAGCCTTATCGAGAGGGCAAGAAGGTTTAGGAGAAGAGGAAACGATTCGCGATTTTCAAACTATCTATTTTCCGGCTCAGAGGATTCATTTTGAGCGAGATAATCCGACAGCATCGGCTTCATTGATTATCAATAATGATTTAAAATAG
- a CDS encoding ACP S-malonyltransferase, protein MIILADYNLNRQALVLSGSLVTGGWLELISIRLVTFEAMGLSADSSDRLVWNFAQTNRMLLLTANRNAKGEDSLEQVMRAENQPTSFPIITIGDLDRVNEFDYRERCVEKLVEIVIDLDDYMGAGRLFIP, encoded by the coding sequence ATGATTATTCTGGCTGATTACAATTTGAATCGGCAAGCGCTCGTCCTGTCTGGAAGTTTAGTGACTGGAGGTTGGTTAGAGCTAATTTCCATTCGGTTGGTCACATTTGAAGCCATGGGTTTATCCGCAGATAGTAGCGATCGCCTGGTTTGGAATTTTGCCCAGACCAATCGGATGCTGTTACTGACCGCTAACCGCAATGCTAAGGGTGAAGACTCTCTCGAACAAGTCATGCGTGCAGAAAATCAACCCACTTCTTTTCCGATTATTACCATTGGCGATCTAGATCGGGTCAATGAATTTGACTATCGAGAGCGTTGTGTTGAAAAGCTTGTGGAAATTGTGATCGATCTTGACGATTACATGGGTGCAGGTCGTTTATTTATTCCCTAA
- a CDS encoding DUF433 domain-containing protein has translation MVSLSEQPVKIIRTERGLTISGTRITLYDIIDHLKAQYPQKFIRDSFNLTNEQIDAVLAYIDRHQAEVEVEYQEILKTAEETRQYWEEYNRERFAKIAATPPRKGHELVRVKLEENKRLRASRQS, from the coding sequence ATGGTTTCACTCTCTGAACAACCTGTAAAAATCATTCGTACTGAACGGGGACTAACCATTTCCGGAACTCGTATTACTCTGTACGATATCATCGATCATCTCAAGGCCCAGTATCCTCAGAAATTTATTCGTGACTCATTTAACCTTACCAACGAGCAAATTGATGCAGTCCTCGCCTATATTGACAGACATCAGGCAGAAGTAGAAGTTGAGTATCAAGAAATCTTGAAAACAGCAGAAGAAACACGACAATATTGGGAAGAGTACAATCGCGAACGCTTTGCTAAAATTGCTGCTACTCCACCTAGAAAGGGACATGAGTTAGTGCGAGTAAAGCTTGAAGAGAACAAAAGGCTGCGAGCATCAAGACAGTCATGA
- the cobA gene encoding uroporphyrinogen-III C-methyltransferase translates to MVGKVYLVGAGLGSLDTLTLRAYHLLKQADVIIYDALVDARLFSEVRSDCLLLDMGKRGGQPSASQSSINQALIYYCQQGNQVVRLKSGDPLIFGRSGSELQALMSQNCPVEIVPGLSSAIAAPTLAGIPLTDPILSYGFTVVTAHDPSLLNWPVLAQMETLVILMGTRKLAEIIRQLCSHGKDPQTAIAIIRWAGFPEQQIWQGRLDNILELTSDQKLSPAVIIIGKVVNERLQTVDFPCPMPLSQHTILVTRSAGQSSQFTQLLQAQGARVIEMPALEIVAPSSWELLDRAIATLSTFDWLILTSSNAVDYFFQRLQHHHLDSRALAGLKIAVVGKKTAASLRQQGLEPDYIPPNFIADALVEHFPEPLSGKSLLFPRVETGGREVLVNQCTTQGASVTEVAAYQSQCPQTLPPEALNALQNGQITVITFASSKTVKNTVQMLQQVGEIALNAVNSVCIASIGPQTSKTCEELLGRVDVEAKEYTLDGLTEAIVQWAKNH, encoded by the coding sequence ATGGTTGGTAAGGTCTATTTAGTCGGCGCAGGATTAGGCAGTCTGGATACCCTCACCCTACGCGCTTATCATCTCCTGAAACAGGCCGATGTCATCATCTATGATGCGCTCGTTGATGCGCGTCTATTTTCCGAAGTGCGATCAGATTGTCTATTACTGGACATGGGAAAACGGGGAGGTCAACCGAGTGCCTCCCAAAGCAGCATTAATCAAGCGCTGATCTATTACTGTCAACAGGGGAATCAAGTGGTGCGCCTCAAAAGTGGCGATCCTCTGATTTTCGGTCGCAGTGGTTCGGAACTGCAAGCCCTGATGAGCCAAAACTGTCCGGTAGAAATTGTTCCCGGTCTTTCTTCTGCCATTGCTGCGCCGACTCTGGCGGGAATTCCCCTCACCGATCCGATCTTAAGTTATGGGTTTACTGTAGTGACAGCTCACGATCCGAGTCTGTTGAATTGGCCGGTTTTAGCCCAGATGGAGACCCTGGTCATTCTGATGGGAACCCGTAAACTAGCGGAGATTATCCGTCAACTTTGCAGCCATGGGAAAGATCCGCAGACGGCGATCGCCATCATTCGCTGGGCCGGATTTCCCGAACAACAGATTTGGCAAGGCAGATTAGACAACATTCTGGAACTCACCTCAGATCAAAAGCTGTCCCCAGCCGTGATTATTATAGGAAAAGTCGTGAATGAGCGGCTCCAAACTGTTGATTTTCCCTGTCCTATGCCCCTATCCCAACATACTATTTTAGTTACCCGTTCGGCGGGTCAATCCAGTCAATTTACGCAACTGTTGCAAGCACAAGGAGCCAGGGTGATTGAAATGCCTGCCCTAGAGATTGTAGCGCCTTCGAGTTGGGAATTGTTGGATCGGGCGATCGCCACTTTATCCACCTTTGACTGGCTCATCCTCACCTCCAGCAACGCCGTTGACTACTTCTTTCAAAGGCTCCAACACCATCACCTCGACAGTCGCGCCCTTGCCGGCCTTAAAATTGCCGTAGTCGGCAAAAAAACCGCCGCCAGTTTACGCCAACAGGGACTCGAACCTGATTATATTCCCCCCAACTTTATTGCCGATGCCCTCGTCGAGCATTTCCCCGAACCCTTATCCGGTAAAAGCCTGCTCTTTCCCCGTGTGGAAACCGGAGGTCGAGAAGTCCTCGTCAACCAATGCACCACCCAAGGGGCAAGTGTTACTGAAGTTGCCGCCTATCAATCCCAATGTCCCCAAACCCTGCCCCCAGAAGCCTTAAACGCGCTGCAAAACGGACAAATTACGGTGATTACCTTTGCCAGTTCCAAAACCGTTAAAAACACGGTTCAAATGCTGCAACAAGTGGGGGAAATTGCCCTAAATGCTGTAAATTCTGTCTGTATCGCTTCCATCGGCCCCCAAACCTCCAAAACCTGTGAAGAACTCCTAGGGCGCGTCGATGTTGAAGCAAAAGAATATACTTTAGACGGACTGACGGAGGCGATCGTACAATGGGCAAAAAATCATTAA
- a CDS encoding type II toxin-antitoxin system VapC family toxin — protein sequence MRILLDTNIIIDVALQREPYFEQSDRILSACEERALNGYVSASTISDIFYIVRKARGKAWTIEFLSKLLNFCAVAVVDSEIIHQALKSDFQDFEDAIQYQAALRAGVDGIVTRNPDDFRVVTLSIFTPTALLRLLNLD from the coding sequence ATGAGAATTTTGCTGGATACCAATATTATTATAGATGTTGCTCTGCAAAGGGAGCCTTATTTCGAGCAGAGCGATCGCATTTTGTCCGCCTGTGAAGAACGAGCGTTAAACGGTTATGTATCGGCATCAACGATTAGTGATATTTTTTATATTGTTCGTAAAGCTAGGGGCAAAGCTTGGACAATTGAGTTTCTCAGTAAATTACTGAATTTTTGTGCTGTTGCAGTTGTTGATAGTGAGATTATCCATCAGGCTCTAAAAAGTGATTTTCAAGATTTTGAGGATGCCATCCAGTATCAAGCGGCTTTGAGGGCTGGGGTAGATGGTATTGTTACCCGTAACCCCGATGATTTTAGAGTCGTGACTCTCTCTATTTTTACGCCGACTGCACTTTTAAGATTGCTGAATCTAGATTAA
- a CDS encoding tetratricopeptide repeat protein translates to MTQTAEDLFNEGIERYKRGESAATLIPLFKDICDRAPKQSTAWTCLAWLYLLEDKPKSAYKSAQKAVKLNPEDPQARVNLAAAMLETNKSGVREHIDMAQRLIMAVSEYRQEIEENCKEGLSRKPDWQSLQRIYDWLFSS, encoded by the coding sequence ATGACTCAGACAGCAGAAGACTTGTTTAATGAAGGAATTGAACGCTACAAGAGGGGAGAAAGTGCCGCCACGTTGATTCCCTTGTTTAAGGATATTTGCGATCGCGCCCCCAAACAAAGTACCGCCTGGACTTGTTTGGCTTGGTTATATTTACTCGAAGATAAACCCAAATCGGCTTACAAGTCTGCACAAAAGGCGGTGAAGCTGAATCCGGAAGACCCTCAAGCCAGGGTAAATCTAGCAGCAGCCATGCTGGAAACCAATAAAAGTGGAGTCCGCGAACATATTGATATGGCCCAGCGTTTGATTATGGCCGTCTCGGAATATCGCCAAGAAATTGAAGAGAATTGTAAAGAAGGGTTAAGCAGAAAACCCGATTGGCAAAGCCTCCAGAGAATCTACGATTGGCTCTTTTCCAGTTAA
- a CDS encoding HesB/IscA family protein, with protein sequence MTQTIESSKRGIMMTDAALKQVQFLREKQGNDLCLRVGVRQGGCSGLSYLMDFETIDQVKDNDEIFDYDGFKVICDPKSMLYLYGLVLDYSDALIGGGFQFTNPNATQSCGCGKSFSA encoded by the coding sequence ATGACTCAAACCATAGAGAGTTCTAAACGCGGCATTATGATGACTGATGCTGCTCTCAAGCAGGTGCAGTTTTTACGCGAAAAGCAAGGCAACGATCTGTGCTTGCGTGTAGGGGTTCGTCAAGGTGGATGTTCGGGTCTGTCTTATTTGATGGATTTTGAAACCATCGATCAGGTCAAAGACAATGATGAGATCTTTGATTATGATGGCTTTAAGGTGATTTGCGATCCCAAGAGTATGCTGTATCTCTATGGATTGGTACTCGATTACAGTGATGCTCTCATTGGTGGCGGATTCCAGTTTACCAATCCCAATGCCACTCAATCGTGTGGTTGCGGTAAATCTTTTTCTGCCTAG
- a CDS encoding DUF6930 domain-containing protein, with protein sequence MINLTPSTCRRLQQLPQPGGSIWEGDRRVIPISLEEAFQPECILWVDGSEGMVRSMEMVNPEMGPEAIVRALLQAMETPPPPSQPSRPQKIVVCDREIQFYLRGVLQNLDIDIEYRPQLPLIDHLFERMLEEVGQKFLQTDPEYPPFLSKSAEKIWQIQPWQRLADHQILCIHLNQWDIENFYVSILGMLGEEYAIILYRSLDSLKQFRQAVLNHTTMEDIETALFHQDCFFINFDLKPDSLLADLAEEDCFLNLLPWSEIEPSFGVIHPLEGLRTTLYDREPLAIKVALEALHRFFKSTRDSLDIESFEPLSQRYRISLPKTDKESKSSLLVKVETLPEVSLELDAMMNTLEEDEDLEGPLLHYDLIPENALCRLDILSWETWEQIREHIQFYPAAPEEIRGIGAGLPVAIVQTSKRNAKTLIRDLEAIDGLDGIGLNLGEDPYTETMFDLGILQTGDGNLYLFDEFERTSKYQKNRKHWDDQCRQTQGYCGLLIAMGMKGESRGNPKPKDMLALFEAKFLSIQDFIQRFARQKGNG encoded by the coding sequence ATGATCAACCTAACCCCCTCTACCTGTCGCCGTCTTCAACAGTTACCCCAACCAGGAGGGAGTATTTGGGAAGGAGACCGCCGAGTGATACCGATCTCCCTAGAAGAGGCATTTCAGCCTGAATGTATTTTATGGGTGGATGGCTCAGAAGGAATGGTGCGATCGATGGAAATGGTCAATCCTGAAATGGGCCCAGAGGCGATCGTCCGAGCGCTCCTACAAGCCATGGAAACCCCACCCCCTCCGAGTCAACCCAGTCGGCCGCAAAAAATCGTAGTGTGCGATCGCGAAATTCAATTTTATTTGCGAGGCGTATTACAAAACCTAGACATTGACATTGAATATCGGCCCCAGTTACCCCTGATCGATCATCTCTTTGAACGGATGCTTGAAGAAGTCGGTCAAAAATTTCTCCAAACCGATCCAGAATATCCCCCCTTCTTATCCAAGAGTGCCGAAAAAATTTGGCAAATTCAACCCTGGCAAAGACTCGCTGACCATCAAATTCTGTGTATCCACCTCAATCAATGGGATATTGAGAATTTTTATGTTTCTATCCTGGGAATGCTCGGCGAAGAATACGCGATTATACTCTACCGTTCCCTAGACTCTCTCAAACAATTTCGCCAAGCTGTCCTCAACCATACCACCATGGAAGATATAGAAACAGCCCTATTTCATCAAGACTGTTTCTTTATTAACTTTGACCTGAAACCCGACTCTCTCTTAGCCGATCTAGCCGAAGAAGACTGCTTTTTGAATCTGCTCCCTTGGTCAGAAATTGAACCCTCTTTCGGCGTAATTCATCCCCTCGAAGGCTTACGCACCACCTTATATGATCGGGAACCCCTAGCGATCAAGGTCGCTTTAGAAGCCTTGCATCGATTCTTCAAGTCTACTCGTGACTCTCTGGATATAGAATCTTTTGAACCCCTCAGCCAACGTTACCGTATTTCTTTACCAAAAACCGATAAAGAGTCTAAATCTTCCCTGTTGGTTAAAGTAGAAACCTTGCCAGAGGTCTCCCTAGAGCTTGATGCCATGATGAATACTTTAGAAGAGGATGAAGATTTAGAGGGCCCCCTTCTTCACTATGATTTGATTCCCGAAAATGCCCTCTGTCGCCTCGATATTCTCAGTTGGGAAACTTGGGAGCAAATTCGCGAACACATTCAATTTTACCCGGCTGCACCGGAAGAAATCCGAGGTATTGGAGCCGGATTACCGGTGGCGATCGTTCAAACCAGTAAACGAAACGCCAAGACCTTAATCCGAGATTTAGAAGCCATTGATGGCTTGGATGGGATTGGATTGAATTTGGGAGAAGATCCCTATACAGAAACCATGTTTGATCTAGGGATTCTTCAAACCGGAGATGGCAACTTATACTTATTTGATGAATTTGAGAGAACTTCTAAATACCAAAAAAATCGCAAACACTGGGACGATCAATGTCGTCAAACTCAAGGCTATTGTGGTTTATTGATTGCCATGGGAATGAAGGGCGAGTCCCGTGGTAATCCTAAGCCTAAAGATATGTTAGCCTTGTTTGAGGCAAAATTTTTATCGATTCAGGATTTTATACAGCGCTTCGCGCGGCAGAAGGGGAATGGGTAA
- a CDS encoding XisI protein — translation MDRLEHYRQSITTLLKQYAHSMSQSPEPGIEVQLVLDTENYHYLLLDIGWQETRRIHHCIFHFDIKDRKIWLQENNTDIEVDQDLEEMGISKQEIVIGFHHPSMRPYSDFAVV, via the coding sequence ATGGATCGACTAGAACATTATCGGCAGAGTATAACCACTTTGCTCAAACAATATGCCCACTCCATGAGCCAAAGTCCTGAACCAGGAATTGAAGTGCAGCTTGTGTTGGATACAGAAAATTACCATTACCTGTTACTCGATATTGGCTGGCAAGAGACTCGGCGCATTCATCACTGCATCTTTCATTTTGACATTAAAGACCGGAAAATCTGGCTTCAGGAGAATAATACAGATATTGAAGTGGATCAAGATTTGGAAGAGATGGGAATTTCTAAGCAAGAAATTGTTATTGGTTTTCACCATCCCTCTATGCGCCCCTATTCTGATTTTGCCGTAGTCTAA
- a CDS encoding type II toxin-antitoxin system Phd/YefM family antitoxin, translating to MQLCNHNFAINFFSLTTQQAQQDLDGVIERAIANSEAIVLCNDKGERAVLMSLDEFTSWKETLYLLSNPANAAHLLSSIESAKAGKGIERELIEE from the coding sequence TTGCAATTGTGCAACCACAACTTCGCCATCAACTTTTTCTCCTTGACGACTCAGCAAGCGCAACAGGATTTAGATGGTGTGATTGAACGTGCGATCGCCAATAGCGAAGCGATCGTTCTCTGCAATGATAAAGGGGAAAGAGCCGTACTGATGTCTCTCGATGAATTTACATCATGGAAAGAAACCCTATATCTCTTATCTAATCCAGCGAATGCCGCTCATCTTTTAAGTTCCATTGAATCTGCTAAAGCAGGTAAAGGCATTGAACGGGAACTGATTGAAGAATAA
- a CDS encoding Calx-beta domain-containing protein: MSTIFGTPGNDILVGTPGSDNIFGLEGGDFLEGRESGDFLSGNQQNDFLSGNTGNDSLRGGMDNDTLFGGQDDDTLLGDLGDDYVSGDLGNDSLLGNQGNDQLLGGMGNDILYGGQDQDTLYGGQGADSLFGDLGNDTLFGDLGPDTVTGGAGRDIFVLSNKSVAGQNPTTGGPQKVDADIIVDFADGGDLIGLQEGLQFSQLSFFADTIVYPDGSSISGTMIQDQVTGNYLALLPGINPSQLTTDDFTLDLVNPITGGTPTPTPTPTPTPTPTPTPVPPPVPSTVTLALIDGRAFEGDVTNTASFRVTRAGGSTEAALTVNYTIGGTATNGTDYQSLSGSVTIPAGATEAIITVTPIDNVDFEDGARTVDVALAASGFYIVDPANNAAQATIYDNETIYVDDDYVDNDTVGGAQGDQAVVGLNAFREINPAIQVAGGNNEPPPATNAEPGIVIVAAGEYPDVVSISRTIRLQGPNVGVAGNATRNPEAHIRDLVDPVNGNGSITFDATGPGTGLVEINGFLIDPPDGQIAINTRNAGNNTLITNNIIEDVDNESAIVNFPQTNPALNQTENLTISNNLIRDVTGDNRNGLFLLDITGLTINNNDIQTIPGNGSRGMNLSGIVGGTISNNRITNTNEDAIQLANNIKIASGFPRDVNTENVTISDNIITDANTSGLATNGGIRLRDGNFAGTNTISGNRISNTGHASLVYRGASFPGDTGEFTPVANTLTVTGNTFNRGINGGMFAIDNNSVNNVSIASGANFVPGTVAEDPTGLTAANATNPIALVEGGINFI; encoded by the coding sequence ATGTCAACAATCTTTGGAACTCCTGGTAACGATATCTTAGTGGGAACACCCGGTTCCGACAATATATTTGGCTTAGAAGGCGGTGATTTTCTCGAAGGTCGAGAATCAGGCGACTTCCTATCGGGGAACCAACAAAACGATTTCCTCTCCGGTAACACCGGTAATGATAGCCTCCGAGGGGGAATGGATAATGACACCCTCTTCGGCGGACAAGACGATGACACCCTCCTCGGAGATTTAGGAGATGACTATGTATCTGGAGACCTAGGGAATGATTCCCTGTTAGGCAACCAAGGCAACGACCAACTCCTGGGAGGTATGGGTAACGATATCCTCTATGGAGGACAAGACCAAGATACCCTCTATGGAGGGCAAGGTGCAGACTCCCTCTTTGGAGACCTAGGAAACGACACCTTATTTGGCGACCTCGGCCCCGATACCGTCACAGGGGGAGCCGGTCGTGATATATTTGTTCTCTCCAATAAAAGTGTAGCCGGCCAAAACCCCACTACAGGCGGCCCGCAAAAAGTAGATGCTGATATTATTGTCGATTTTGCTGATGGAGGAGACCTGATTGGCCTGCAAGAAGGGCTACAGTTTAGTCAACTCTCCTTCTTTGCCGATACCATCGTCTATCCCGATGGCAGCAGCATTAGCGGAACCATGATTCAAGACCAAGTAACCGGTAACTATCTGGCCTTGCTGCCCGGTATCAATCCCAGCCAACTCACCACCGATGACTTTACCCTAGACCTAGTTAACCCCATCACCGGAGGAACCCCAACCCCCACGCCTACACCCACACCGACTCCAACACCCACCCCGACACCCGTTCCGCCTCCCGTCCCTTCTACAGTAACCCTGGCGTTAATAGATGGAAGAGCATTTGAAGGCGATGTAACCAATACAGCTAGTTTCAGGGTTACCCGTGCAGGAGGAAGCACAGAAGCAGCACTAACGGTAAACTACACTATTGGCGGTACAGCAACTAACGGTACAGATTATCAATCTCTTAGTGGTAGTGTGACCATTCCTGCTGGTGCAACAGAAGCAATCATTACCGTGACTCCTATTGATAATGTTGACTTTGAGGATGGAGCGAGAACCGTTGATGTAGCTCTAGCGGCAAGTGGGTTTTATATTGTTGACCCAGCAAATAATGCCGCTCAAGCCACCATCTACGACAACGAAACCATTTATGTTGATGATGACTATGTTGATAACGATACAGTCGGTGGCGCTCAAGGCGATCAAGCGGTAGTCGGTCTCAACGCCTTTAGGGAGATTAACCCTGCCATTCAAGTGGCTGGTGGTAATAATGAGCCTCCCCCAGCGACCAATGCTGAACCTGGAATTGTTATCGTAGCGGCTGGAGAGTATCCGGATGTTGTATCAATTAGCCGCACGATCCGTTTGCAAGGCCCTAATGTAGGAGTGGCTGGAAATGCCACCCGTAATCCAGAAGCACATATCAGAGACCTAGTAGACCCAGTAAATGGTAATGGTTCTATTACCTTTGATGCTACAGGCCCAGGTACAGGCCTGGTCGAAATTAATGGTTTCCTGATTGACCCCCCAGACGGCCAAATTGCGATCAATACCCGAAATGCTGGGAATAACACGCTAATTACCAACAATATCATTGAAGATGTGGATAACGAATCGGCGATCGTCAATTTCCCCCAAACCAATCCAGCGTTAAACCAGACAGAAAACTTGACGATATCCAATAACTTGATTCGCGATGTGACAGGTGACAATAGAAATGGACTATTCCTATTAGATATTACTGGACTAACGATTAACAATAATGACATTCAGACTATTCCTGGAAATGGAAGTCGAGGGATGAATCTCAGTGGTATTGTGGGGGGAACGATTTCTAACAATAGGATTACTAATACCAACGAAGATGCGATTCAGCTTGCGAATAATATAAAAATTGCATCGGGTTTCCCTCGAGATGTAAACACTGAAAATGTCACCATCTCTGATAATATTATTACAGATGCAAATACTTCTGGTTTGGCAACTAATGGTGGCATTCGGTTACGTGATGGTAACTTCGCAGGTACGAATACCATTTCTGGGAATCGGATTAGTAATACGGGCCATGCTTCGTTAGTTTATAGAGGGGCAAGTTTTCCTGGTGATACAGGTGAGTTTACTCCTGTTGCAAACACATTGACAGTTACAGGTAACACCTTTAATCGAGGAATTAATGGTGGCATGTTTGCAATTGATAACAACAGTGTAAATAATGTATCGATTGCTAGTGGAGCTAACTTTGTACCAGGAACAGTAGCAGAAGACCCAACAGGATTAACTGCTGCTAATGCAACAAACCCCATCGCTTTAGTTGAAGGTGGTATAAACTTCATATAA